ATTCTCTCATGGGACATGGTCGTGTCTTTTATTTTATCTATTGCTTCCATGGCATTATTTACAGCTGTATCAAAACCTATTGCATAATCTGTTCCATAAATATCATTGTCAATAGTTTTTGGAATTCCTATGATGTTTAGCCCAAAATCTTTTTGCAGTAAATAAGCACCTTGAAAGCTTCCATTGCCACCAATTACGAACAATGCATCTATATTATGTTTTCGTATATTTTCATAAGCTATTTTTCTAAAATTATAATCTTTAAATCTTGGCTCTCTTGCAGTTAAAAGAATAGTTCCTCCTTTTTGTAAAATACCTGCGACAGATTTGTAATCTAAGATTGTGTAATCGTTTTCTATAAGACCTTTAAAGCCTCTTTTAA
The nucleotide sequence above comes from Sulfurihydrogenibium sp.. Encoded proteins:
- a CDS encoding 6-phosphofructokinase; the protein is MKKIGLLTSGGDCPGLNACIRAVVRTANYYNIEVVAFKRGFKGLIENDYTILDYKSVAGILQKGGTILLTAREPRFKDYNFRKIAYENIRKHNIDALFVIGGNGSFQGAYLLQKDFGLNIIGIPKTIDNDIYGTDYAIGFDTAVNNAMEAIDKIKDTTMSHER